The DNA sequence CAATGTATATAAGTGAAATTGCTCCCGCTAAAATCAGAGGGACACTTGTTTCTTTAAATCAGTTTGCAATTATTTTCGGTATGCTCGTCGTTTATTTTGTTAACTGGGGAATTGGACGCGGACAAACAATGGAATGGATTAACGATGTGGGCTGGCGCTACATGTTTTTATCCGAAGCGATCCCGGCTTTACTGTTCCTGCTCCTTCTGTTCACCGTTCCGGAAACGCCAAGGTATTTAATTTCTATTAATAAAGATGAGAAGGCAAAGACCGTTCTTTCAAAAATTTACGAACCTACAATGGTGAAAGCAACGATGTTTGAGATTAAAAAATCCTTCGACGTAAATAAAGCAAAAATATTTTCTTATGGAAAAGGGATTATTGCTATCGGGGTTTTATTATCGGTCTTTCAGCAGTTTGTCGGAATCAACGTCGCGCTTTATTATGCCCCGAGAATTTTTGAAAGTATGGGAGCAGCAAGAGATGCCTCGATGTTCCAGACGATCGTAATGGGATTAGTTAACGTGATATTTACCCTTATCGCAATTTTCACGGTAGACAAATTTGGTCGAAAGCCGCTTTTGATTATTGGTTCTGTCGGCATGACAATCGGTATGTTTGGTGTGGCAGGTATGGCCTATACCAACACTATCGGAATTGGCACATTGATTTTCATTATTATTTACACAGCATCGTTTATGATGTCCTGGGGACCTGTCGTCTGGGTGCTTATCTCAGAGATCTTCCCGAATAAAATCAGAGGGCAGGCTGTGGCCATCGCTGTAGCGGCGCAGTGGGCAGCCAACTATTTCATTTCCTCGACGTACCCTGCTATGATGGATCTGAGCGGCGGACTTACGTATTCCTTTTACGGATTGATGAGTTTAATTTCAGCCCTCTTCATCTGGAAGTTTGTTCCTGAAACAAAGGGCCGTTCATTGGAAGAATTAGAAACTATTTTGATTAATAAAAATAATGAAAAGAGAAAAACTGCCTAAGGAAAGTTTATGAAAAAGGGCGTCATTAAGTGGGGAAACTTAATGACGCCCTTATTTATATGACTGATTATTTAGAAGAAGGTCAACTGGTAGAGAGAATGGCGAAAGGCCTTTTCAATTTTAATAGTAATTTCAAAAGAAGAACCTGGATACTCTGAGGATGTCTTTGCAAAATGTCATTGCTATACGAATTTCTTTAGAGGATGCATAAAAGCCTGAGTACGATTTTTCACGTAGCTGCGTTATAGTTCTTCCGACGTTTAATGATTTGACTGCCTTTTCTAAGCAGGAAGAACGCAATAATAAAGCTGAGTGCTGCTCCGTAAAAAAGGAACGGATGGGTGAATACGTCCATTAAAAGTCCGAGAAAGCCGGGGGCAATGATGGAGGACGCCATCGAAAATAAATAATAGAGGCCGGTAAAGTAGCCGATCTTCTTTTTGCCGCCAAGGTCTGCGACGAGCGGGTAAGCCTGGACGTTTATGAAAGCCCAGAACACACCGCCGAGTAAAAGAAGGATCTGCAGAAGCAGCGTCGCATTGATGCCGGGAATTATCTGACTGAGAGCCGGAGCGGACGGAATAACGATGAAGACGAGCGGAAGCATCACGAGACCGATGAGCATCACCGGTGCTTTTCCCCACCTGTTTCCGATCAGTCCTGCTGGTATTGCAAATAGAACGAAGGAGAGGCTGAAAAACCCGAGTGTAAAGCCGGCGTTGCTTTCCTCCATTCCAAGATATTCCACAGCATAGATGGTAAACTGCGCTTCGACGCCGGAGTAGCCGATAAAATAAATAAATATAGCGGTCAAAATAAACAGATGACCTCGGAACTCCTGCTCCTTCAGTTTCGCCAGGCTTTTCCAAAAAGAGGGACTGCTCTCCTGAATGCCGCTTAAATCATTTCCGGCAGGCTCTGCATACGGCGGGTTCCGGTCGACGGTTATATATAGAAGCAAAAACGATAACAGCAAAAGCAGTCCGGCTGCGATAAACGGATAGGTGCGGTCAATCCCGTACAGGGCCGATAAACCGAACAATGCGATAATAGCGCCGACGCCGCCCATGAAATTAATGATGCCGTTCGCAGAGGATCGTTTTTCAGGCGGTGTGTGATCGGGCATCAGGGCAATTACCGGGGCTCTGTAAATGGTCATCGCAAAAAGAAAAATAATATCTACAACGAGGAGCACCCATAGAGTGACCATGGCGCCGTAGGGAATTAATATGAAAAAGAGGGCGGCCACGGGCATCCCGACGACGAGAAAAGGCAGCCGGTTCCCGATTCGTGTCCTCAGCCGGTCAGACCAGGCTCCGATAACCGGGATAAGCAGGACGGCTAAAAGGTTGTCGAGCCCCATGATTCCGCCGCGGATCGCTGCGCTCTCTATGAAGTCGCCGAGAATTAACGGCATATAGGCATTATAAAACGTCCAGACGAGCATGAGTGCGAAGAAACCGCAGCCGATAACAAAGATTTTCTTGTATGACATATTGCATCATCCGTTCCACTTATTTTAGAAGATATATCACTCTTTGATATACGGTCGAGACCCTACAATAAGAACGGTTTTTCAGCAGATTGGTAAGGAAGAGTTTAGACCTTCCTTCTTCCTCTTTTAACAGCTGATAACTTC is a window from the Alkalicoccus halolimnae genome containing:
- the xylE gene encoding D-xylose transporter XylE codes for the protein MMKKNSIFYIVSITLVATLGGLLFGYDTAVISGAEGSLQTYFAENLGLSPLIHGLTVSSALIGCIIGGLLSGIFATRIGRKRTLILAAALFLVSAVGSAFPELLFFTRGEPTIALLLTFNLYRIVGGIGVGLASAVAPMYISEIAPAKIRGTLVSLNQFAIIFGMLVVYFVNWGIGRGQTMEWINDVGWRYMFLSEAIPALLFLLLLFTVPETPRYLISINKDEKAKTVLSKIYEPTMVKATMFEIKKSFDVNKAKIFSYGKGIIAIGVLLSVFQQFVGINVALYYAPRIFESMGAARDASMFQTIVMGLVNVIFTLIAIFTVDKFGRKPLLIIGSVGMTIGMFGVAGMAYTNTIGIGTLIFIIIYTASFMMSWGPVVWVLISEIFPNKIRGQAVAIAVAAQWAANYFISSTYPAMMDLSGGLTYSFYGLMSLISALFIWKFVPETKGRSLEELETILINKNNEKRKTA
- a CDS encoding MFS transporter, whose protein sequence is MSYKKIFVIGCGFFALMLVWTFYNAYMPLILGDFIESAAIRGGIMGLDNLLAVLLIPVIGAWSDRLRTRIGNRLPFLVVGMPVAALFFILIPYGAMVTLWVLLVVDIIFLFAMTIYRAPVIALMPDHTPPEKRSSANGIINFMGGVGAIIALFGLSALYGIDRTYPFIAAGLLLLLSFLLLYITVDRNPPYAEPAGNDLSGIQESSPSFWKSLAKLKEQEFRGHLFILTAIFIYFIGYSGVEAQFTIYAVEYLGMEESNAGFTLGFFSLSFVLFAIPAGLIGNRWGKAPVMLIGLVMLPLVFIVIPSAPALSQIIPGINATLLLQILLLLGGVFWAFINVQAYPLVADLGGKKKIGYFTGLYYLFSMASSIIAPGFLGLLMDVFTHPFLFYGAALSFIIAFFLLRKGSQIIKRRKNYNAAT